A single genomic interval of Noviherbaspirillum saxi harbors:
- a CDS encoding M48 family metallopeptidase: MEAAAHHFHGRLFSAGAHGAGVAVTGRWSGETLVLDVRGSWSHISAKALRVEAAGFNLAQLRLSWNDAEGESACFIEQPADKEYFLSHAPASIGTSLRAARKSQRHLSSRFGLAVFFYGMVVLLPILILVAFLLNTDRLAGWVADKVPVRYEEKIGSMVLAQTRMRSTLVESGAAYDAVKTIGTKLTAGSRYSYRWFLAKENEVNAFAAPGGVVVVYAGLIRQAASAEELAGVIAHEVAHVEQRHGLTSLVKNTGFMALLSLAMGDLSGSTLAAGIAKLTELKFSRNAEIDADNEGLKRMLIAGINPAHMANFFVRLAQDEKKAVPALLATHPASAERVATLRTQIAALPARDYIPLSIDWKAVQDSLKAR; this comes from the coding sequence ATGGAGGCAGCGGCTCACCATTTTCATGGCCGGCTCTTCAGCGCCGGCGCCCATGGCGCCGGCGTAGCCGTCACTGGCCGCTGGAGCGGCGAGACTTTGGTCCTTGATGTCCGAGGATCCTGGTCACACATTTCGGCAAAGGCGCTGCGGGTAGAAGCCGCAGGTTTCAATCTGGCGCAGTTGAGGCTTTCATGGAACGATGCCGAAGGTGAATCAGCTTGCTTCATTGAACAGCCTGCCGACAAGGAGTACTTTCTTTCGCACGCCCCAGCGAGCATCGGCACTTCCCTGCGTGCTGCACGAAAATCACAGCGTCATTTAAGTTCCCGCTTTGGCCTGGCGGTGTTTTTCTACGGCATGGTCGTGCTATTGCCGATCCTGATACTCGTCGCCTTCCTGCTCAACACCGACAGGCTTGCAGGATGGGTGGCAGACAAGGTGCCAGTGCGGTACGAAGAAAAAATCGGCAGCATGGTGCTTGCACAAACAAGAATGCGTTCCACTCTCGTTGAAAGCGGCGCGGCATATGATGCTGTCAAGACTATCGGAACAAAGCTGACGGCCGGTTCACGCTATTCCTATCGCTGGTTCCTCGCCAAGGAAAACGAAGTCAATGCATTTGCCGCGCCGGGCGGCGTCGTCGTTGTGTATGCCGGGCTGATCCGACAGGCAGCAAGTGCGGAAGAACTTGCCGGTGTGATTGCACATGAGGTCGCACATGTTGAACAACGGCATGGACTGACAAGTCTTGTGAAAAATACCGGCTTCATGGCCCTGCTCTCGCTCGCGATGGGCGACCTGTCCGGCTCGACCCTTGCAGCAGGTATTGCCAAGCTGACCGAGCTCAAATTTTCGCGCAACGCGGAAATCGATGCAGACAACGAGGGATTGAAAAGAATGCTTATAGCGGGCATTAACCCTGCTCACATGGCAAATTTCTTTGTCAGGCTGGCGCAAGACGAAAAAAAGGCGGTGCCGGCATTGCTGGCAACCCATCCTGCTTCGGCAGAAAGAGTCGCCACCTTGCGCACGCAGATCGCTGCACTTCCGGCACGCGATTACATACCGCTGAGTATCGATTGGAAAGCGGTGCAAGATTCGTTAAAGGCGCGCTGA
- a CDS encoding PA0069 family radical SAM protein has protein sequence MANSEKLKQSGIATKGRGACSNPQNRFDSLKREAVEPEPYNGVTDDDESSPKTTVQLQTARRIISINQSPDIPFAASINPYQGCEHGCIYCYARPSHAYLGLSPGLDFETRLFAKENAAEILEAELLARNYVPQNIVIGGNTDPYQPIERKLNITRALLEVLERYNHPVSITTKSALVTRDIDILERMASKGLARVYVSVTSLRNEVSRTLEPRASAPAKRLAAIKLLAGAGIPVGVLVAPVIPAITDEELESILSAASGAGASAAAYILLRLPREVAALFAEWLTAHYPLRKSKVEKLLSHMRGGKLYDPAFETRMTGTGVFADLLANRFHLICKKLALNLERPPLRTDLFVPAALEKQLSLF, from the coding sequence ATGGCCAATTCCGAAAAACTCAAGCAATCCGGCATCGCGACCAAGGGTCGCGGCGCATGCTCGAATCCGCAAAATCGATTCGACTCCCTGAAACGGGAAGCTGTCGAACCTGAACCGTACAACGGCGTGACTGACGATGACGAATCATCGCCAAAGACCACCGTACAACTGCAAACGGCTCGACGCATCATCTCCATCAACCAATCGCCGGACATCCCCTTTGCGGCATCGATCAATCCCTATCAGGGTTGCGAGCATGGCTGCATCTATTGCTATGCCCGACCAAGTCATGCCTACCTTGGTTTATCTCCCGGCCTGGATTTCGAGACCAGATTGTTTGCAAAGGAAAATGCCGCTGAGATATTGGAAGCGGAACTTCTCGCACGGAATTACGTTCCCCAGAACATCGTCATCGGCGGGAACACGGATCCCTACCAACCCATCGAGCGCAAACTGAATATCACGCGCGCATTGCTTGAGGTCCTTGAACGCTACAATCATCCGGTATCGATCACGACCAAATCGGCATTGGTGACACGCGATATCGACATTCTGGAACGCATGGCATCCAAAGGACTGGCACGCGTGTATGTATCGGTGACGAGCTTGCGAAATGAAGTCTCCCGAACATTGGAGCCGCGAGCAAGCGCTCCGGCGAAGCGGCTTGCGGCCATCAAGCTATTAGCCGGCGCGGGGATACCGGTGGGCGTACTCGTCGCCCCCGTCATTCCGGCCATTACCGACGAAGAACTGGAATCTATCCTGTCGGCAGCGTCGGGAGCGGGCGCCAGTGCGGCTGCATACATTTTGTTGCGGCTGCCGCGCGAAGTCGCCGCTCTCTTTGCGGAATGGTTGACAGCGCATTACCCGCTGCGTAAGTCCAAGGTCGAAAAACTCCTCTCTCACATGCGAGGCGGTAAGCTGTATGACCCGGCATTTGAAACGAGGATGACAGGCACGGGCGTATTTGCCGACCTGCTGGCCAATCGTTTCCATCTGATATGCAAAAAGCTTGCTCTCAACCTGGAACGCCCGCCCCTGCGTACCGACCTGTTTGTACCAGCCGCTTTAGAAAAGCAGCTAAGCCTGTTTTAA
- a CDS encoding AI-2E family transporter, with protein sequence MPDTSTNHGLNVNTAAIVVLTIVALYFGRDIFVPFALAVLLSFMLAPPVNWLRRTRLPRSAAVLLAVSSAVAIIAGISFLVGSQVVILANNLPTYQKTMQEKIRSIRDAAPGGGAIDRSAAVFQALGRELSEAAGTDGKKQDPSAARQKEPLPVRIEPSQPQPLEIVQNIAGSVLGPVGTAGLVIVFIFFVLLAPSDLRDRFIRLAGSDLHRTTEALNEAASRVSRYLLMQLVVNASYGVPLGFGLYMIGVPGAFLWALLATLLRFIPYLGPVIAAIFPVTMAFAVDPGWNMLLWTATLVIVLELVSNNMIEPWLYGSSTGMTPMAVILSAIFWTLLWGPVGLFLATPLTVCLVVMGRYVPQLAFIDVLLGSDPVLSPEERLYQRLIAGNVEEAIDIAETEVSEHSLLEFYDQVALQTLRLAENSRERGGSKEDRQSVAEGLRTIVEDLQDVIARTPDEDNGPGVQQWLGTPVLCVAGRGELDAAAALLLTHMLETRGIGARVVPASMIAADAIGNLDLAGVDVICLSYLNPMPKAYARFVCRRLKPRIRRGKIVLGLWNMSSGSAVAEKLAAEAGADAAVTSLDLASHLIEDIVRQTVDPEMPPPAPLPAEEMERLQALQSSGVLAADKSALLDRIARSVAEAVDTPIALVSLIDDTLQLWKGAFGLPEELQKTRQGSRDTSICTHVVASNAPLVIEDTARDSRFARNSFLRKHGLRFYAGVPLRAKSKQVIGTLCVMDLRPRTLSPRELKLMQVIADELMTDLVQEIAIAIETQEVDTVEENAPPVAPDARA encoded by the coding sequence GTGCCCGATACCTCAACCAACCACGGCTTGAATGTGAATACTGCGGCCATCGTCGTATTGACGATCGTTGCGCTTTACTTTGGACGGGATATCTTCGTTCCTTTTGCATTGGCCGTGCTGCTGAGTTTCATGCTGGCGCCGCCGGTGAACTGGCTGCGGCGTACCCGTCTGCCGCGTAGCGCTGCGGTATTGCTTGCCGTTTCGTCGGCAGTTGCCATCATTGCCGGCATCTCGTTTCTGGTCGGAAGCCAGGTGGTCATCCTGGCCAACAATCTGCCGACCTACCAGAAGACGATGCAGGAAAAGATACGCTCGATACGGGATGCCGCGCCCGGCGGAGGTGCGATCGACCGATCCGCAGCGGTGTTTCAGGCGCTCGGCCGAGAGTTGTCGGAAGCTGCCGGCACCGATGGCAAAAAGCAGGATCCCTCTGCCGCACGGCAGAAAGAGCCGCTTCCGGTACGGATAGAGCCTTCCCAGCCGCAGCCGCTTGAAATCGTGCAAAACATTGCCGGCTCGGTACTTGGGCCGGTCGGCACCGCCGGTCTGGTGATCGTTTTCATATTTTTCGTGCTGCTTGCACCCAGTGATTTGCGGGACCGCTTTATCCGCCTTGCGGGCAGCGACCTGCATCGCACCACCGAGGCATTGAACGAAGCCGCAAGCAGGGTGAGCCGTTATCTTTTAATGCAGCTGGTGGTGAATGCGAGCTACGGCGTTCCCCTTGGTTTCGGGCTTTACATGATAGGCGTACCGGGCGCGTTTCTGTGGGCGCTCCTCGCTACCCTGTTGCGCTTCATTCCTTATCTGGGCCCGGTCATCGCCGCGATCTTTCCGGTGACCATGGCGTTTGCGGTCGATCCGGGATGGAACATGCTGCTATGGACGGCAACGCTGGTGATCGTGCTGGAGCTGGTCAGCAACAATATGATCGAGCCCTGGCTATATGGATCGAGTACCGGCATGACACCGATGGCCGTGATTCTTTCCGCAATCTTCTGGACGCTGCTATGGGGGCCGGTCGGTTTGTTCCTCGCAACGCCGCTGACGGTTTGCCTGGTGGTGATGGGGCGTTATGTACCTCAGCTGGCATTCATCGATGTGCTGCTGGGCAGCGACCCGGTCCTGTCGCCAGAAGAAAGGCTATACCAGCGCCTGATCGCCGGTAATGTCGAAGAGGCGATCGACATTGCCGAAACCGAAGTGAGCGAACATTCCCTGCTGGAGTTTTACGACCAGGTGGCCTTGCAAACCTTGCGCCTTGCCGAGAATTCACGCGAGCGCGGCGGCAGCAAGGAAGATCGGCAGAGCGTGGCCGAGGGGTTACGAACCATCGTCGAGGATTTGCAGGACGTGATTGCAAGGACGCCGGATGAAGACAACGGCCCGGGCGTACAACAATGGCTCGGCACCCCGGTTCTCTGCGTAGCAGGTCGAGGAGAACTCGATGCGGCTGCCGCGCTATTGCTGACCCATATGCTGGAGACACGCGGCATAGGCGCCAGGGTTGTACCCGCATCGATGATTGCTGCGGATGCGATTGGCAATCTCGATCTGGCCGGTGTCGATGTTATCTGTCTTTCTTATCTGAACCCCATGCCCAAAGCCTATGCGCGCTTTGTCTGCCGCCGGTTGAAGCCGCGCATCCGACGCGGCAAGATCGTTCTCGGCTTGTGGAACATGAGTAGCGGAAGTGCCGTGGCGGAAAAGCTCGCCGCCGAAGCCGGTGCGGATGCGGCGGTCACCAGTCTGGACCTGGCGTCCCACCTGATCGAGGATATTGTCCGACAGACAGTGGATCCCGAAATGCCGCCGCCCGCGCCCCTGCCCGCCGAGGAAATGGAACGCTTGCAGGCGCTTCAGTCCAGCGGCGTGCTTGCAGCGGACAAGTCCGCCCTGCTCGACCGGATCGCGCGCAGCGTCGCCGAAGCAGTGGATACGCCGATCGCTCTGGTATCGCTGATCGATGATACCCTGCAGTTATGGAAAGGCGCGTTCGGCTTGCCGGAAGAATTGCAGAAAACGCGGCAGGGTTCGCGCGACACATCGATTTGCACTCATGTGGTTGCCAGCAACGCGCCGCTGGTGATCGAAGATACCGCACGCGACTCCCGATTTGCTCGCAATTCTTTCCTGCGCAAGCATGGCCTGCGGTTTTATGCGGGCGTACCGCTGCGCGCGAAATCGAAACAGGTGATCGGCACGCTTTGTGTCATGGACCTGAGGCCGCGCACCCTGAGTCCACGGGAATTGAAACTGATGCAAGTCATTGCTGACGAGCTGATGACCGACCTGGTGCAGGAAATCGCTATTGCCATTGAAACGCAGGAGGTCGATACCGTGGAAGAAAATGCGCCACCAGTTGCGCCGGACGCCCGCGCCTAG
- a CDS encoding oxygenase MpaB family protein: MIRLPHSLQRYLETQASSLLYPHASSADDFLLPAGEPALVAPDSVSWRVFKNPVALFIGGITAVLLELAHPAVRSGVWEHTSFRSNPRQRIQRTGYAAMMTVYGPRSRTEAMIAAVRQRHGQIGGVTPSGMPYRADDPALLSWVHATAAFGFMEAFHAYVGMLDAAQREAFFAEGKMSSRLYGADDAPISEQQCLTLFETTLPCLEPSSIVLDFLNIVAHSPLLPAPLDHAQGLLLKASIAILPAAIRERLCLPVHWNLHPWQAAVVRRLGRIAERIPLASSPATLACQRLGLPHDYLYAPRGLNSLL; this comes from the coding sequence GTGATACGCCTTCCGCATTCACTACAGCGATATCTGGAAACCCAGGCAAGCAGTCTGCTGTATCCGCATGCATCTTCAGCAGACGATTTTTTATTGCCGGCAGGCGAGCCCGCATTGGTTGCACCAGACTCGGTCTCGTGGCGCGTATTCAAAAACCCGGTAGCCTTGTTTATCGGCGGCATTACAGCGGTCTTGCTGGAACTTGCACATCCAGCCGTGCGCTCGGGCGTCTGGGAACATACGAGCTTTCGCAGCAACCCGCGTCAACGCATTCAGCGTACCGGTTACGCGGCGATGATGACGGTATATGGCCCGCGCAGCCGGACCGAAGCAATGATCGCCGCGGTTCGTCAGCGTCATGGTCAGATAGGCGGCGTCACACCTTCCGGCATGCCGTATCGTGCCGACGATCCGGCGCTGTTGTCATGGGTCCATGCGACGGCAGCGTTCGGATTCATGGAAGCCTTTCACGCTTATGTCGGCATGCTGGACGCCGCACAGCGCGAAGCTTTTTTTGCGGAAGGAAAAATGTCTTCCCGTCTGTATGGTGCCGACGATGCGCCCATATCGGAACAGCAGTGCCTGACATTGTTTGAAACGACGCTCCCCTGTCTTGAGCCCTCTTCCATCGTCCTCGATTTTTTGAATATCGTTGCGCATTCGCCCTTGCTGCCGGCGCCACTAGACCATGCACAAGGCTTGCTCCTCAAGGCCTCGATCGCCATTTTGCCGGCTGCCATACGCGAGCGTTTATGCCTGCCGGTCCACTGGAATTTGCATCCATGGCAAGCGGCGGTCGTAAGGCGCCTGGGAAGAATCGCCGAACGCATTCCGCTTGCATCCAGTCCGGCGACACTAGCATGCCAAAGGCTGGGCTTGCCGCATGACTATCTCTACGCGCCACGCGGCTTGAACAGCCTGTTATAG
- a CDS encoding TIGR00266 family protein, producing the protein MAMDEIDYEIFGSDMQYVEVELDPGEAAVGEAGMMMFMQDGIEMDTVFGDGSQQGGLFGKLLGAGKRLLTGESLFTTVFHNEGSRKARVAFAASYPGKIVPVHLSEIGGTLICQKDSFLCAAKGVSLGIALQRKLGAGLFGGEGFIMQKLEGNGWAFVHAGGTLVEKTLAPGEVLRVDTGCVVAFQPQVDFDIKYVGKIKSAVFGGEGLFFATLRGPGKVWLQSLPLSRLANRLMMAAPASGGSSSSSLLGAGALGGLGGLMGGDDD; encoded by the coding sequence ATGGCAATGGATGAAATCGACTATGAAATCTTCGGCAGCGACATGCAATATGTCGAGGTTGAACTGGATCCGGGCGAAGCGGCGGTCGGCGAAGCTGGCATGATGATGTTCATGCAGGATGGAATAGAGATGGATACCGTCTTTGGTGATGGTTCGCAGCAAGGCGGCCTTTTCGGCAAGCTATTGGGTGCCGGCAAACGCCTGCTGACCGGCGAATCATTGTTCACCACGGTGTTCCATAACGAAGGATCGCGCAAGGCGCGGGTGGCATTCGCCGCTTCCTATCCAGGAAAAATCGTTCCCGTCCATCTGTCCGAAATCGGCGGCACACTGATTTGCCAGAAGGATTCCTTCCTTTGCGCAGCCAAAGGCGTGTCTCTCGGCATTGCGCTGCAGCGCAAACTGGGCGCCGGCCTGTTTGGGGGCGAAGGCTTCATCATGCAAAAGCTCGAAGGCAACGGCTGGGCTTTCGTGCATGCCGGCGGCACACTGGTGGAAAAAACCTTGGCGCCGGGTGAGGTGCTGCGGGTCGACACAGGCTGCGTGGTGGCATTCCAGCCCCAGGTCGACTTCGATATCAAATATGTCGGCAAGATCAAATCCGCCGTATTTGGCGGCGAGGGCCTGTTCTTTGCAACGCTGCGCGGTCCCGGAAAGGTATGGCTGCAATCCCTGCCGCTGTCGCGACTGGCAAATCGCCTGATGATGGCCGCGCCTGCATCAGGCGGGTCCAGCAGCAGTTCCCTCCTTGGCGCGGGTGCACTGGGCGGCCTCGGCGGCTTGATGGGCGGTGACGACGATTGA
- a CDS encoding TauD/TfdA dioxygenase family protein, whose translation MHNIDIKSRLAVRRNDATLGAVIKGIDLSKSLHETEILDVLVALGRYGVLRFPAQRLTAAQLKAVAEKFGTVQMPERGSTHRADNVPEVSILSNTIQDGVNTGMANGRGIWHTDVSHREVRGFANLSYALKVPRRNGHALGATNFANMYKAYEDLSEEIKSRIEGATAVHSPEQYYLRRQGYKEVRASLSEVHRKTSQNISQPLVLVHPVSRRKVLYANPGFTTRINGWSEEESTAMLSFLFQHQTRQEYQYTHQWEENDLLIWDNLSTIHRTNTDYQPHEQQVMYRCRVLADRFYSERLLSTYSV comes from the coding sequence ATGCACAATATCGACATTAAATCCAGGCTTGCTGTTCGCAGAAACGATGCGACACTCGGTGCTGTTATTAAAGGAATCGACCTTTCAAAATCATTACATGAGACCGAGATTCTTGATGTGCTGGTGGCGCTCGGCCGCTATGGCGTACTACGTTTTCCAGCGCAAAGACTAACGGCAGCACAGCTTAAAGCTGTGGCAGAAAAATTTGGCACGGTGCAAATGCCTGAAAGAGGAAGCACTCATCGAGCGGACAATGTACCCGAGGTTTCGATACTCTCTAATACCATACAGGACGGCGTGAACACAGGAATGGCAAATGGGCGGGGAATATGGCATACGGACGTGAGCCACCGCGAAGTAAGAGGTTTTGCAAACCTGTCCTATGCGCTCAAGGTCCCGCGGCGTAATGGCCATGCTCTCGGCGCGACGAACTTCGCCAACATGTATAAGGCCTATGAGGACTTGTCGGAAGAAATCAAGTCTCGTATCGAAGGTGCTACGGCCGTACACTCGCCTGAGCAGTATTATTTGCGCCGTCAGGGATATAAAGAGGTACGCGCGTCGTTAAGTGAAGTACACCGGAAAACAAGCCAAAATATCTCCCAGCCATTAGTATTAGTCCATCCGGTGTCACGGAGGAAAGTGCTGTACGCAAATCCGGGGTTTACAACCCGTATCAATGGTTGGAGTGAAGAAGAGAGTACCGCCATGCTGTCTTTTCTTTTTCAGCATCAGACCAGGCAAGAGTACCAGTACACCCATCAGTGGGAAGAAAACGACCTGCTGATCTGGGACAACCTGAGTACGATACATCGGACGAATACCGACTATCAACCGCACGAACAGCAAGTGATGTATCGGTGCCGGGTTCTTGCGGATCGATTTTATTCTGAACGGCTGCTATCGACGTACTCGGTTTAA